The following coding sequences lie in one Rutidosis leptorrhynchoides isolate AG116_Rl617_1_P2 chromosome 4, CSIRO_AGI_Rlap_v1, whole genome shotgun sequence genomic window:
- the LOC139843259 gene encoding protein NPGR2-like, translating to MISSSESLAVNDFSSNAYYSQDTDENDKKIDTGNIEEAELSLRENGSLNFEEARALLGRYEFQKGNIEAALHVFEGIDIVTLTPKIKISLVQRTEPREKSSHNFTDPPLSIHAIGLLLEAVYLKSKSLQILRRYKEAAQSCKIILDVIESSLPDGLPENFGTDCKLQESLNHAVELLPELWKLAGSPQEAVLSFRRALLHHQNLNVETTAKIQKDFSIFLLYNGGEEALPPNLRSQMDTSFVPKNNIEEATLLLMILLRKVSLKMIKWDPSILDHLSYALSISNGLGVLCKQLEELPSGIIDNNERYLLLALCYHGQGDDSSALRLLRNVYKHDDSHCGPALLLASKICGGNLDSLEEGVTCAKRAILEMETRCGKMVGVAYYLLGVSLSAQCMFSISDLERVDKQSEAIRCLEIAGKLTGMNDSRIVYNLSLENAEQRKLDVAFDYVKRLTKLEGGSNVKGWILLARILSGQKRFSEGETVINVALEQTGRWDQGELLRTKARLQVAQGQMNNAIQTYTQILAVLQVQSKSFRSQKKSYEVGGKHLKNLEMEIWHDLATVYMKLSQWRDAEACLSKSEAIDYYSASRLHITGLLYEAKGFQKEAKSAYELALDLDPTHVQSLVSMAVIIRRAGGKSATSAKSFLTEALRLDRLNSSAWYNLGLCYKHDGPMFVTEAANCFEAATVLQETEPIESFR from the exons ATGATCAGTTCGTCAGAATCGTTAGCGGTGAATGACTTTTCTTCAAATGCTTACTATTCTCAAGACACAGATGAAAATGATAAAAAGATCGATACGGGTAATATTGAAGAAGCAGAATTATCTCTCCGTGAAAATGGTTCTTTAAATTTCGAG GAAGCAAGAGCATTGTTAGGGAGATATGAATTTCAAAAGGGAAACATAGAAGCCGCTCTTCACGTGTTTGAAGGTATAGATATTGTCACTTTAACTCCAAAGATTAAGATTAGTCTTGTCCAACGAACTGAACCTCGTGAGAAAAGTTCCCACAATTTCACCGATCCACCATTGTCGATACACGCCATTGGGTTACTCCTCGAAGCAGTTTATTTGAAGTCAAAATCGTTGCAAATTCTTCGGAGATATAAAG AAGCTGCACAATCATGCAAAATTATCTTGGACGTTATTGAATCGTCATTACCGGATGGTTTACCCGAAAACTTTGGTACCGATTGTAAGTTGCAAGAAAGTTTAAACCATGCCGTTGAGTTGCTTCCCGAGTTATGGAAACTCGCGGGTTCACCCCAAGAAGCGGTTTTGTCGTTTAGACGGGCCCTACTTCATCACCAAAATCTAAACGTGGAAACAACCGCAAAAATTCAAAAAGATTTTTCCATTTTTCTTCTTTATAACGGAGGTGAAGAAGCTCTTCCCCCAAATTTAAGATCTCAAATGGACACATCTTTTGTACCCAAAAATAACATTGAAGAAGCAACTTTACTTCTAATGATTTTATTGAGAAAAGTCTCGTTAAAGATGATCAAGTGGGACCCGTCGATTTTAGATCATCTATCATATGCGTTATCCATTTCGAATGGGCTCGGAGTTTTGTGTAAACAACTAGAAGAATTGCCTTCGGGAATAATAGACAATAACGAACGATACCTTCTTTTAGCCCTATGTTACCATGGACAAGGTGATGATTCATCCGCTTTACGTTTACTAAGAAATGTAtataaacatgatgattcacattgtGGGCCCGCTTTACTATTAGCTTCGAAAATTTGTGGCGGGAATTTAGATTCTTTGGAAGAAGGTGTAACTTGCGCTAAACGGGCCATTCTCGAAATGGAAACACGATGTGGTAAAATGGTCGGTGTTGCTTATTATTTATTAGGAGTTTCACTTTCGGCCCAATGTATGTTTTCTATTAGTGATCTTGAAAGAGTAGATAAACAATCCGAGGCGATTCGTTGTTTAGAAATAGCCGGTAAACTAACGGGAATGAATGATTCAAGAATCGTGTATAATTTGAGTCTCGAAAATGCTGAACAGCGGAAGTTGGATGTTGCGTTTGATTATGTCAAACGGTTGACTAAATTGGAAGGTGGGTCTAATGTTAAAGGATGGATTTTATTGGCTAGAATATTGTCGGGTCAAAAACGGTTTTCGGAGGGTGAAACAGTAATTAATGTTGCGTTAGAACAAACCGGGAGATGGGACCAAGGAGAATTGTTGAGAACGAAAGCACGGCTTCAGGTTGCGCAGGGTCAAATGAATAATGCTATTCAAACGTATACGCAAATTCTTGCGGTTCTTCAAGTTCAGAGTAAGAGTTTTCGGTCTCAGAAGAAAAGTTATGAG GTTGGTGGAAAGCATCTTAAAAATTTGGAGATGGAAATATGGCATGATTTAGCAACGGTTTATATGAAGTTATCGCAATGGCGTGATGCGGAGGCTTGTCTTTCAAAGTCTGAAGCCATCGATTATTACTCTGCTTCTCGTTTGCATATCACTG GTTTACTCTATGAAGCAAAGGGTTTCCAGAAAGAAGCTAAAAGTGCGTATGAACTTGCATTAGATCTGGACCCCACTCACGTACAGAGTCTTGTTTCGATGGCTGTGATTATCCGACGAGCAGGAGGCAAGTCTGCCACGTCAGCCAAAAGCTTCTTGACTGAAGCATTACGTTTGGACCGATTGAACTCTTCTGCTTGGTATAATCTTGGCTTGTGTTACAAACATGATGGTCCCATGTTTGTAACAGAAGCTGCTAACTGTTTTGAGGCTGCTACTGTATTACAGGAAACAGAACCGATAGAGTCTTTTCGATAA
- the LOC139841370 gene encoding protein NRT1/ PTR FAMILY 5.2-like, whose translation MVLERDSEIGPPREDFTQDGTIDLKGRPVLRPKTGRWNACYFMLGYEICERMAYYGIATNLVLYLTREMKEGTVTSSNSVTNWVGTVWMTPILGAYIADTYLGRYWTFMVASVIYLLGMCLLTLVVTVPSLKPPSCGKNVSYLDCDKKPSSFQIGIFYCALYIIAFGAGGTKPNISTMGADQFDDFDPKERAQKLTFFNWWMFSIYFGTLFSGTFLVYIQDNVGWELGYGIPTVGLVVAMAVFIVGTPRYRHKPPSGSPFTKMTKVLVATARNWKRVVPDDPKELYELNMDKYDVPGKYIIGHSTSLRFLDRAAVRTEESVSEWKLCPVTQVEQTKQMLKMVPILLATFIPSTLIAQTHTLFIKQGVTLVPSMGPHFDIPPACLTVFVTISLLISIVLYDRFFVPTIQKYTKNPRGITLLQRMAIGLVLHIIIMIIASIVERKRLSVAKDHNIFKNDKNVPLSIFILLPQFALMGIADSFLEVAKLEFFYDQAPEGMKSLGTAYWTTGIGVGYFLSGFILSTVADVTKRNGHKGWILDNLNDSRLDYYYAFFAILSFVNFLYFLVVAKYFVYNVEVNGTENELQEDVGKVTEQGYITS comes from the exons ATGGTTTTAGAAAGAGATAGCGAGATTGGACCACCACGTGAAGATTTTACACAAGACGGAACTATAGATCTTAAGGGAAGACCCGTGCTGAGACCGAAAACTGGGAGATGGAACGCTTGTTACTTTATGCTAG GATATGAAATATGTGAAAGAATGGCATACTATGGAATAGCAACAAATCTCGTGCTGTACTTAACACGAGAAATGAAGGAAGGAACGGTGACATCATCAAATAGCGTCACGAATTGGGTTGGAACCGTGTGGATGACACCTATTTTAGGCGCATATATAGCCGATACATATCTTGGGCGATACTGGACTTTTATGGTTGCTTCTGTTATTTACCTTTTG GGAATGTGCTTGTTGACGCTTGTGGTTACTGTACCATCGTTAAAACCACCATCCTGTGGTAAAAACGTAAGCTATCTAGATTGCGATAAAAAACCGTCATCTTTTCAGATCGGTATCTTTTATTGTGCATTGTACATTATCGCGTTCGGAGCAGGTGGAACCAAACCCAATATTTCTACAATGGGTGCGGACCAGTTTGACGATTTCGACCCAAAAGAACGAGCCCAAAAACTCACCTTCTTTAACTGGTGGATGTTTAGCATATATTTTGGTACTCTTTTTTCGGGCACTTTTTTGGTGTACATACAAGATAACGTTGGATGGGAACTTGGGTACGGGATTCCAACTGTCGGTTTAGTGGTGGCGATGGCGGTTTTTATAGTTGGGACGCCGAGGTACCGCCATAAGCCGCCATCTGGGAGCCCGTTTACTAAGATGACAAAGGTACTAGTAGCTACAGCAAGAAACTGGAAACGGGTTGTACCCGATGACCCGAAAGAGCTTTACGAATTGAACATGGATAAGTATGATGTCCCCGGGAAGTACATAATCGGGCATTCGACTTCATTAAG GTTTCTTGATCGAGCTGCGGTAAGGACTGAAGAATCGGTTTCAGAATGGAAACTGTGTCCAGTGACGCAAGTCGAACAAACAAAACAGATGCTAAAAATGGTACCGATCTTGTTAGCAACATTCATACCTAGCACGTTAATCGCACAAACGCACACACTTTTCATCAAACAAGGTGTAACATTGGTTCCGTCCATGGGCCCACATTTCGACATCCCCCCTGCATGTCTTACAGTATTCGTAACAATCTCTCTCCTAATCAGCATTGTACTCTACGATCGCTTCTTTGTTCCAACAATACAAAAATACACCAAGAACCCAAGAGGCATCACGTTACTACAACGAATGGCAATTGGGCTCGTTCTCCatatcattatcatgatcattGCTAGCATCGTTGAACGAAAACGACTAAGTGTCGCTAAAGATCATAACATATTCAAAAATGACAAAAATGTCCCCCTTAGTATTTTCATTCTTTTACCTCAGTTCGCGTTAATGGGGATCGCGGATAGTTTTTTAGAAGTTGCGAAGCTCGAGTTTTTTTACGATCAAGCACCCGAAGGAATGAAGAGTCTCGGGACTGCGTATTGGACGACGGGAATAGGTGTCGGGTATTTTCTTAGCGGTTTTATTTTATCGACTGTGGCTGATGTTACGAAGAGGAATGGGCATAAAGGTTGGATTCTTGATAACTTAAACGACTCACGTTTGGATTATTACTACGCGTTTTTTGCTATCTTGAGCTTTGTGAACTTCTTGTATTTCCTTGTGGTTGCGAAATACTTCGTTTACAACGTTGAAGTGAATGGGACTGAAAACGAGTTGCAAGAAGATGTTGGAAAGGTTACTGAACAAGGATACATAACTAGTTGA